The segment CCTGGCCAGAGAGAGAACTTCACCTGGAGCTGCTTCTGGACTTTCTCATGGGTTATTTTGAGAGAGGTCCCAGCATCAGTGACACCTCTGCAGTATCTGAGCTGATCCCACCCCTCTATGAGTCCCTCTTCACCAGCAGCAGCCAAGGGAGCACAGCCGCCAGCATGGCCACAGTCAAGATGAGGAGGACGGCGAGGGCGATGGGTGACTGGCAGCATTTCACCCCCAGGGCTGAGCTAGATGACACTGAGCTCTGggtttcttctctgcttctcctcccCAGGGAGCCGCATTCTGCGTTCACCAGTGGCATCCCATGGTCACTGATGACGAAGATGTGGACTTCCCGCGCCAGCTTTCCTGGGACCACCCGTGAGTCCATAGGGCTGCTCCCTGTGCTGAAGCGCCGGTCAAAGCTCTGCACCGGCATCACAAAATGGCTGGGCACCACCAAGGTGTTGTTGGCCTCCATTTTGGTCAGATGGGACAAGGAAGAAGGCGACAGAGGCATCTCCAGTGTCCAGGAGTTGGTACGTGCCTTGGGTGGCCATAGAGCCTTCTTCTTGCTGAGGAAAGTCACATAGCGGCAGATGGGGCAGATGATGCTGCTCTGGACCTGGCCATCAAGCTTGGCAGAGAGCAAACACTTCACCAGGCAGTcgtggcagaagatgtgcccaCAGCTGAGCTGGCGGCGCATGGCCTCCAGCGGGTGAAACTTCTCGTAACACACAGGGCACTCGGCTGGGAGACCCTCCTTGCTGGACGAGGTCTCAGACATCCCTGCTCTGTCAGCCACAGGCGTTCCCCAGCTGTGAGGAAGAGGCGCCATGGGTTAATAAGGGTCTCGGTTACAATGATTAACATGATCCATCTCTTCACGtctcctcctccctgctctcctgcctttgcCCTCTTGCCCCTAACAAGCGCTACTAGGGCTACTAGGCATGGTCTCAACAAGACAGGACATTTTCAGCATCATCAAGTGTGCTCTCAGTGTGGCCCTGGGGGCAAGAGAGAGATGATGAGAGGACATGAGCTCCAGAGCCACTGGGGGCAGCAATCCCTGGCTGAAAAATCACATAGAAAATGGCACGAGTGCCTGGATGAAGCTGTGTCTACCTGCTCAGAGCCTGGTACAGATAAAGCAGGCTCAGCTTGTGTCACAAGTGTCTCCGtgctctgctgccagctctgggTGCGCAGGGGATGGGAACTCCCATCCCACAAAGAAACCTACTGAGGAAAGGGAGATGCTCCCATCccaggggacacagaggggcCAGGAGGAGTAGGGGGAAGCCAGAGCAGTGAGGCAGGTGGGAACACAGGACCCCATGGGGATGGAGAGGGAGCGTGCCGTACCCAGAGCAGAGAGCGTGCTCCCATGCCGGGCTCCTGCCAGGCTGCTGGGGGATGTCCCAGGCTGGTGGCCAGGCCACCACCATCTCCAGGCTGTGCTCCTCACTCATGCTGGAGCACAGCATGGGCAGCAAGCCCTGGGGACCAGTGACTCCTGTTAGAGTTGGTAGGACCACTGTGATCCCTAGACCTCAGCATCTGGAATGGGTCTGAAGCTTTCCAGTGCGTcccccagggcagggagcaTTTCCATGCCATCTtcagggaagggagaggggagatGGAAGGAGGGATGCTCAGATCAGCTCCCTTTAAGACTCGTTCAGGAACTGGAGCTTCATAAAAtctgcatgttttttcagacctgATCCATCCTGCACCCCTTTTCTCATGCATGCCCATGGGCACGCTCACAGCTGTTTCTGGAGGTTTTGCCATCCACTTCTTGGCTGCCCTCCTCTTGCACAGGAGACACCCCCTGCACAGAGACAGCCACAAGAACACAACAAACTGTCCCCTCCCCATGCAAGAGAAGGAAGACCCAGGCTCTTTCTCTGGTTTAGAAGGGATCAGGGACTTGATGCTCCCCCAAAGCGCTGCAGAAGGAGCCCCTACCCCTGTGCACCTGCTCCTCCATGCCCCAAAGCCCCATTTACCTGCTGCAGGGCACCAGGGCAGGAGCCCCTCCATACACTCCACCGCTGTCCCCAGAAGCGGGACTGGCCGtgccccagctccagcaccgAGCACCGTCTGGGGAGAGGACCGGGACACCTCTCTAACACAGAGTTGTTGGCTGCACGTTTCATGCGGGCACATTGCGCAAAAGCTGGAACAGAAACGGGGGCAGGTCCTGGGGAGTGAATGTGGAGGaacttgtttgggttttaaaGGCCTGATATTCACCTGGTTGGCCAGGGTGTGGGCGAGGAGCCGGCGTCGGAGGGCAGGGATAGGAGGCACAGTCCTGCCTGTGTTCCCTTGTGTAATGGGAAGCTGTAGCTGGGCTCATGCCTGGGGTCAAACCCCAACGACACAGGTGCTAAAGGGGATTTTGGGATCCCAGACTTTCTGTTGCTGCAAAGCTGGGTGAGCTCCATACCCTGCACTGCAGCTGGGCTCCTGCCAAACACTTCTCACCTCCACCCACCACTGGTCCCCATCCCTCACCCTGGCTGCATCTTTGTCCTCATGTCTCCTCCCCTGCTCATCCCCCAAACACCCATCCCTCCAGACCTGCTCCCCCCATCCTACATCATTGGATGTTCTTCACCAGAGCCCTGGTGTGACTGATGAAGGGCTCAAAAAACTCACAGCAGAGCAGGCACAGGGGTCACTGTCACCTTGCCCCTGCCCTGGGGGCAGTGTTCAGCATCCCTGGAACTGTGGTCCAGGCAGTGGCAGAAGCCCCATGCTTGGCCGTCTCAGCAGCTGTGCATGGCTAATGAGTCACTATCTGGCCGCATGTGAGCTGGACACCCACGCAGAGATGGTTCCCTGTGGCCTGACCCATGGACCAGGGTGCTGCCCATCCCTCACCAGACCCCCAGGCAAGAAGCCGCGTCTTGCAAAAAACTGCTGTCAGGGCAAGTCACTCCTGCCACCATCTCTTTCCAAGCACCCCAGCCAGTGGCCAGGGGTCTGCCAGCACACACTCAGGCTTGCCGCATGGCTCTGCAGGGATCTGAGCACTACTTGACACATCCAGAGGAGGtccccagggcaggcagggtgACCCCAAGGCACCCTGCCCACACACCTCTCCCAGCTCTGTCTGTGGCAGTGTACCTGTGGGGCCTGGGTTTGCACCATCGAGGGGCCTGAAAGCTCTGGAGGACCTGGGTTCTCCATCAAGAAAAGCCTTCAGGAGAAACATGAATGTATTGAGGTCTTGCCTTGGGGCAGAGAGATGCTCTGCAGAAGCATTCCAGCCCTGTGCTCCTCCAGATTCAAGAAGGTGCCAGGGCTCTgcagggtctatggggcaggcaggagaggagatGCACCCTTGCCACCCAAAAATCCATGAGACAGGCCCTTTGTGGGCAGGAAGGCTGGTTCCACGTGGCCAGGTGCCGTGGCAGGGCACAGGGCTGAGGCGTGGGCAGCAGTATCACTCGCTCATGGGCGCAGTGGTTGCAGTGTTTACAACACAGAGCTGGTTTCTGGAAGGAGAAGGGTGGTTGCAGCCCTGCTGGCACATCCTGTGCCCTGGGGTGTTAGGGAGTGGCTTAAAGGACATGAATCCATGGAGCAGTTGCATGACCAGAGTTTGTTCTAAGAAGAGTTTTGTCCTAATGTTTGTTCTAATAAGAGTTCTGTTCTGATAAGTTAGCGGTTTGTCATGATTTAGGAGCTTAGCATAACTAGGCCTCAATGCCTCAATAGGCCTCAGTGGAAACTGCTGGTCATTGGGAGAAACGGCAAGGACACTGTGACCTTGACAAGTATTGTAACCAATTTCGGGGAGGCGGGAGCTGAGGAGGCATGAAACTCGCATAGTTAGCTAACCGCAGGTAGGAGGGTCATTGCAAATGTAACTTTCAGATCTAAGCCAATCAGCAGGTGACAAGTACGCATAATTACTGTAACCTTTATAAATATGTGTCGTTGACggcaataaagttgaacaaTGCGTTATCACTCCAACGGGGTCCGTGTAGCTTGTTCCTCCACCACTAGCACAGGGGCAGCTGCCAAAATGCACCTGCCCTCTGCAGacagcacccacagcaggaGGCTTGTGCCCCAGGGGGGACCTCTCAAGCCACGAAGCACTGTCCCTCACTGGAAGGAAACCCCGATCATGTCAACAGCATAGGATCATAGACACAGCCACTCCACCTATTACCCCAGTTTTCTTGGAAGGGTCAGAAGCTGAGGCTGAAATCTCTCCAGAAAGATTGTGCCAGGGCTGAGGCTCCACAGTCATCCCATTCCCTGGTCCTCCCTTGAAGGTGCTGGACAAGCTGGGGCTGTTTGTACCCCCCAAGATCTCCACTGCTGGACAAGCGACTTGGGCCAGCAAGAGCAAATCTGGGGCAGCCGAGCATCTCCCCAAATTCGGTTTGCTCTCTGCTGGCACCAAAGCAGGGTGGAAATTCCCGTTTCCCATATGTTGAATGCTGTCAGAAACTATGAACTCACAGCTCTATACATAGACACTGGAAAAACAAGTCTGCCTCCTTTTGCTGCTTTGACCACGCCAAAACCAAAGGGATTTAGGCATATCATGGCCCTGGCTCCTGCTGTGAAATGGCAGCTGTGGCACCCTGGGGCCGGGCATGAAActgctgcgtccccccagtCTTGGATCCCcccgacccagagcaaagcgctcccctcctccggctgccgacagccagcccggcttcttgcacagccccctggttACCCTCTCACCCCAtccccccagttagtgccagggggtgcttctgaagcccatggacacctcagccccacccggggtgcaggatgggcctttcctggctctgccctggtgcccactggtttgctaCCCGTGATCCCTCTGGGGGGGCCCTGAataccactggatccacctgggcacccccaaAGACCCtttttagcatttatttttctcctgaaaaagcaaacacagcggggctttctgccatcctgcccatAACCATttattgcagctgctgcccggggcggtgggaccggggccgggacccccgtcctgcccggctgtcagggggttGGTTCACTGGGGGGGGGATGGATGTGcggcagcagcttcggtgccagggtgaggcgtccgggagacGAGGCAGGTTGGTGTTCAGCTCAGCTGATCTCAGTGAGGAGGgggtgcctgggggcgaggggcagggtcagccacagacacccaccaacagggtcgtgtccccaccctgaagcacacaggctgttgtcccacactgcccagcaccacctcaCATGTCCCCCCACCTCCTGCCAGCTCCACCATGAGGACcggctgcccccacagcccaacCCAAACTCCAgacccccatcccaccccacccagctgcgggcacagacccgtccccccagacagcggggtgtcctctgcccccgGTGCCCAGACAGGGCCATACTTGGCTGGCTGCCCGAGGTCGAGGTGTCTGGGGTGGCCCTTGGCATTGCGGATAGCTGAGAAGcccccatcatggagagctgctcgtcctgccggttcccatcagtgccgtcctggcccgacagctgcatcgcgtccttctgggaaggggagagcgtgtgacccaaacacggggcccTGTTCTgcatcccccagcaaccctcccccagccagctctccccggggaaactgaggcatggatCCCCCcacaggctcagcatccccctccccacctctttCATCGCTACCTTGTTGGGGCTGCGGGCACTGGGTTGGGatggccgtggggtgctgggcggttggggctggaagcgcgggggcCTGACAGTGCGTGGGCCCCCAcagctccgcggaacagtggggtatctgcactcgcccgtccgctccctgtgggacaggacatgggggtgctcagtgcccggcaggtggcaccccatgtgtcactcgacgccagggaggggtcggggggtgctccctgttcggggggcagttactcacggtccagacgccagcatgttgaggggccggtcacaggacaggcaatggaaaccaggcagcagctgcctggaggggggagaaaagggctggggagctgctggggggcacagccccacctgcacaccagccacaaaaagcctctgcacccaccccccaagactggttcaggagggctcctcccacacgtgccccctcattgtgccgcctctatcgctgcgaagctgcagctggcaggagcacaaggcacagccacttgctcagcatccccaggggcgctgcccacatggcgtccacgccaggtaccacaccggcacgagccgggacagccagcaggaacagggccagcactgccaaagccaccactgtccccatcgcactcacttcctaatcccagcggcatCGTCACGCTCTGGCTGCAGCgccttctcctggagctgcccgctgaggctcttccaccgctcctcctgctgctgctggaatgcccccagctcccggcggtccagctgtggacgggtgacaccctcagccatctaccccaggatgggacatggcggtccccgggggcacagccgggaggggggaccctcgcaaggatGCTGCCGTACTCTACCAAGCCCCCAGGATGCCAGTGCTGCAtggaggggacgagccctcaccttgcagtccatctgcCTCTGGAGCTCTTGCTGGAACCGGTGCAAGAActtctcctggcccgtcacctcctccatcaccTTGTTCAGCTGCTCCACGCACGCCTCAAActggctgcgactgactttgtctttgtctgctttctagcaatgGGGAAAGACAGGAGAGTGGTTGCAGACAGGATGGAGTGACAACAGGAGTGGGAGACTTGgccctgttcaccccatcacccctgtGGGGTTGGTCCCGCCAGCCGAAGGGACTTGCAGTGACAGAGGGACCTGGCTTgggacctgcagccgggctggAAATCCTCCCCCCacctggctggttctgccagccagcacccaagggacaaggggtgtttgtcactCTGCCCAAAACACCCTTGGCTGGCACCAGGGCCCCTCgagcccgtacctcatcgattcccagcaccagcagctcctccttgtctgctttctgcttcttgaTTCTctccagggcctgggacagagccttccaaggcagacagcagcccgtgagctgccccccggccagccgagcaccccctgcctccccaccccatcagaagcctccaggaaaggcactgggaagctgtgcagggctgcgagcagggtggcagggggacagaccccttggggtcccagcctgggctctgcttggGGCTTTCAGCCACCCACCTTGatgtcattctgctcctgctggcgatcATGCTGGAGGTTTGCAAGGGCCGAGCTGAACTTCTCATAGTCCTTTTGGAGCTGCATgatgctggcctggaggcacttgatctgctcgtcctgctgcagggactaagaggacaaggcggtgctgagcaagggggtggctgccccgcGGGGACAcacccagggtattttggctgatggccaTGGGCTgtcagtgcaagcaggacattttctccaaggctttaattcccttccgtgctgctgactccgacaagccaattaggggggcagcgaggggctcccctACGTTACAgccaagcagaaatgcctggggggtcctggcagctcaagccccctacacagcatctccttacctgtctcctccactttggataattgtccaccttgccgcccgccttctgggccagggactccacctgctcctcgagcttcttgcagcgctggaggagcttccccagcagcaccctggtgtccgggctgcagaagtggcaccctgcatgctcgtgtcccccgctctgcaccgtcgccctcggctcgtccggctgctggaggggaggaggaatcagctctgagccgggctggatgccgcccacaagcccaggtgccgtggaggctccatggccccatccagccaagggacgtggccgggaccccgccaggaccCTCCCtagccagcgggggctgggagcgctgcccccgggcctcacctctgcctgcagctgctgtgctgtctCCCTCACCAAGTTATTCACATACTCAGctgcaaactgctccagctcggcctgggtcggctcctgctgcttccccagctccttgcgctctgccttgaccttctgtcccttgggcctggccagcgagacgggggcaggggcaggcttagccttcgtgggggtgtccctcggcccccaaactgggatgctcccagaccccaggatcCATCGCAGCCCTGCAGGCTAGGAAACCCGctcccatccttttaccgtGGCTGTCGGATCATCTGGCCGCTGCCGTCTGCTTTCCTACCGGCTCCAGACCCCCTCATCTTTCTGGGAGCAccctccaccttgctgatctgggaacggcagtgggggcggtgagggcacagccccctgtgtcattccggcacggggacccttcggctccccatccctgcccaaactggcatccccgcagcccctcggggactgctgccggctcaccttctcctcctccccgcggAGTGTCCTGGCCATGTCCTGcaggaaggacacctggcacctgaggtcggccaggatgctggtgatgctctgccgacctagagggacatggtgcaagcGGATGTGCTGTCGGTGAGGGGGTCTCACCCTTGGGGCCAGgctctgagcatgacgagccactgacccagggtgtccccacacgAAACAACCCCCGCCAGTcctcccgtgctctcacctcccttcgggAAGGGCCGGCGCACGTCCTCAAGATCCGCACGTTCTACTTTTGCagatttaagctgctccacctgctctttcagaccagtgcagaggtggccgagctgcccaacctgggagagaacctcccgcatctccAGCTCATAGCAGGAGGTGATGGTGGAGCCCGAGGAGTGCCAGGGCTTGGAAATCATACTGCCTCTCACAACGGGGCAGGAATGATACCAGGTGTGTAGAGACACCGAAGTTGGTCCTCATACTTCCCCCAGTGTTCCTCGAGTGGATCTTTGGTGGTACTGTGGGAAGATGGCACTTCATTCCGTTTTACCCCCCTGCGTTGCGAAGGTACCTGTGACATTGTCCAACTGGCAATTCCTTTTAGCCTGGCATTTGAACACCGTGATCCATCAgagcaacagaaaaaggaatttaGGGTTTTCCTTGGATCACAGAGTTTATCTCGATTCGACTGGGGTGCCCAGAGGGGTCCCCAATGAACACAaagcaagaaatcaagtaaCAGTGGGCTTGGAATCTTTTTTACCCTGATAGGTAACTATAAACAAGAAGGTATGCTGGATAAATCACATTTATAGCCAACAATTTATAAATTATACTAGACAACTAGTTAACAGAATCGCCAAACAATTACATGCTACTAGTAGAATGGCATGGGAAAACAGCATGGTCCTAGGTAGCAGAGAAAGGTGGTGTATGTCTAAGC is part of the Columba livia isolate bColLiv1 breed racing homer chromosome 18, bColLiv1.pat.W.v2, whole genome shotgun sequence genome and harbors:
- the RNF222 gene encoding RING finger protein 222; this translates as MSETSSSKEGLPAECPVCYEKFHPLEAMRRQLSCGHIFCHDCLVKCLLSAKLDGQVQSSIICPICRYVTFLSKKKALWPPKARTNSWTLEMPLSPSSLSHLTKMEANNTLVVPSHFVMPVQSFDRRFSTGSSPMDSRVVPGKLAREVHIFVISDHGMPLVNAECGSLGRRSREETQSSVSSSSALGVKCCQSPIALAVLLILTVAMLAAVLPWLLLVKRDS
- the LOC135575801 gene encoding glutamine-rich protein 2-like, producing the protein MISKPWHSSGSTITSCYELEMREVLSQVGQLGHLCTGLKEQVEQLKSAKVERADLEDVRRPFPKGGRQSITSILADLRCQVSFLQDMARTLRGEEEKKVKAERKELGKQQEPTQAELEQFAAEYVNNLVRETAQQLQAEVRPGGSAPSPRWLGRVLAGSRPRPLAGWGHGASTAPGLVGGIQPGSELIPPPLQQPDEPRATVQSGGHEHAGCHFCSPDTRVLLGKLLQRCKKLEEQVESLAQKAGGKVDNYPKWRRQSLQQDEQIKCLQASIMQLQKDYEKFSSALANLQHDRQQEQNDIKALSQALERIKKQKADKEELLVLGIDEKADKDKVSRSQFEACVEQLNKVMEEVTGQEKFLHRFQQELQRQMDCKLDRRELGAFQQQQEERWKSLSGQLQEKALQPERDDAAGIRKQLLPGFHCLSCDRPLNMLASGPERTGECRYPTVPRSCGGPRTVRPPRFQPQPPSTPRPSQPSARSPNKKDAMQLSGQDGTDGNRQDEQLSMMGASQLSAMPRATPDTSTSGSQPSTPSSLRSAELNTNLPRLPDASPWHRSCCRTSIPPPVNQPPDSRAGRGSRPRSHRPGQQLQ